One Setaria italica strain Yugu1 chromosome I, Setaria_italica_v2.0, whole genome shotgun sequence DNA window includes the following coding sequences:
- the LOC101782585 gene encoding riboflavin biosynthesis protein PYRR, chloroplastic isoform X1 has product MPPPPPPPHLRGVAPAPVAAAPSFLRLPVHTRLRVPAPRAAAASPVPASHSPHEHDADLLSRAADVADRSAGLTSPHPNFGCVIARPQRENDSAESFVVGEGFLYAQGTPCAELLAAQEAGEHARGATAYLNLEPGDCYGDSTAIGSLVQAGIARVVVGLRHPLKHLRGKAIQALRSEGIQVDVVGEDLQTKPFEGALKSCLTVNAPLLYRAAFNVPFSVLKYAMTADGKIAASSGHASWVSGKASRGRVFELRGRSDAVIVGGNTVRFDDPRLTARHVKGHVPVRIVMSQSLNLPEEANLWNVNEAYTIVATQRGARRDFQKKLAMKGVEVVEFDMLNPRDVMSYCYDRGYLSVLWECGGTLAASAISASVIHKVCAFVAPKIVGGVNAPTPVGELGMSQMTQAISFIDVTYEQIDRDMLISGFIQPIPDLSPVIPSVDKIPSIDPEVSPYETDIISFYKTWDTFGAFSNFSSHPIHMPDDNGDYFTWPTVEHYYQAHKFVGVDNPQARTIIQEIKLAKSPEEAARIGRTRQKEFPELVRTDWETKKIDVMYRAIKCKFATYPSLTNMLLSTAGSVLVEASPHDLFWGGGREGEGLNYLGRLLMQLRSEILGTFPASVKAEDAA; this is encoded by the exons atgccgccgcctcctccgccgccgcacctccgcgGCGTCGCGCCAGCTCCGGTagccgccgctccctccttcctccgcctccccgtCCACACGCGCCTCCGCGTCCCCGCCCCACgtgcagccgccgcctcccccgtgCCCGCCTCTCACTCCCCCCACGAGCACGATGCCGACCTCCTCAGCCGGGCCGCCGACGTGGCCGACCGCTCCGCGGGGCTCACATCCCCGCACCCCAACTTCGGGTGCGTCATCGCGCGGCCCCAGCGTGAGAATGACAGCGCCGAGTCCTTCGTGGTCGGCGAAGGGTTCCTCTACGCGCaggggacgccctgcgccgagCTCCTCGCTGCACAGGAGGCCggcgagcacgcgcgcggcgccaCAGCGTACCTCAACCTCGAGCCCGGGGATTGCTACGGGGATAGCACCGCCATCGGATCCCTCGTCCAG GCAGGAATTGCAAGAGTTGTGGTGGGTCTGAGACATCCCTTGAAGCACTTGAGAGGGAAGGCAATTCAAGCATTACGAAGTGAAGGCATTCAAGTTGATGTTGTGGGGGAGGATCTGCAGACTAAGCCGTTCGAG GGAGCTCTGAAGTCATGCCTCACTGTAAATGCTCCATTACTTTACAGAGCTGCATTTAATGTCCCTTTCTCTGTTCTGAAGTATGCTATGACAGCAGATG GAAAAATAGCGGCAAGTAGTGGACATGCTTCTTGGGTAAGTGGTAAAGCATCCCGAGGGCGTGTATTTGAGTTACGCGGTAGAAGCGATGCTGTTATTGTTGGCGGAAATACAGTGCGCTTTGACG ATCCTCGGTTAACTGCAAGGCATGTTAAGGGGCATGTTCCAGTGCGCATAGTGATGTCACAGTCTCTCAACCTTCCTGAGGAAGCAAATTTATGGAATGTTAACGAAGCCTATACAATTGTCGCAACTCAAAGAGGGGCTCGGAGAGATTTCCAAAAGAAGCTTGCTATGAAAGGTGTTGAAGTAGTAGAGTTCGACATGCTGAATCCAAGAGATGTTATGTCATATTGCTATGATCGTGGTTATCTTTCTGTATTATGGGAATGTGGTGGGACCTTAGCAGCTTCTGCTATATCCGCAAGTGTTATTCATAAG GTCTGTGCATTCGTGGCCCCAAAAATAGTTGGGGGAGTAAATGCACCAACACCAGTTGGTGAATTAGGGATGAGTCAAATGACCCAGGCCATTAGTTTTATTGATGTAACGTATGAGCAG ATTGACAGGGACATGCTCATAAGTGGATTCATCCAACCCATTCCTGACCTTTCGCCAGTTATACCATCAGTGGATAAAATACCTTCCATTGATCCAGAAGTATCTCCATATGAAACAGATATTATTTCCTTTTACAAGACTTGGGATACTTTTGGGGCTTTCTCAAACTTTTCTTCCCATCCAATTCACATGCCTGATGATAATGGAGATTATTTCACATGGCCAACAGTGGAACACTATTACCAG GCTCATAAATTTGTTGGAGTTGACAATCCTCAAGCAAGAACCATTATCCAAGAAATAAAGCTAGCAAAGAGTCCTGAAGAGGCTGCTAGAATAGGAAGGACCCGGCAAAAAGAGTTCCCAGAACTG GTACGAACAGATTGGGAGACTAAAAAAATCGATGTGATGTACAGAGCTATCAAATGCAAGTTTGCAACCTACCCTAGTCTGACTAATATGTTGCTTTCAACGGCGGGCTCAGTTCTTGTCGAGGCATCGCCCCATGATTTATTTTGGGGCGGTGGGCGCGAGGGTGAAGGTTTGAATTACTTGGGTAGATTGCTGATGCAGCTGAGATCAGAGATTCTGGGGACGTTTCCAGCAAGTGTCAAGGCGGAAGATGCAGCTTGA
- the LOC101782585 gene encoding riboflavin biosynthesis protein PYRR, chloroplastic isoform X2, translating to MPPPPPPPHLRGVAPAPVAAAPSFLRLPVHTRLRVPAPRAAAASPVPASHSPHEHDADLLSRAADVADRSAGLTSPHPNFGCVIARPQRENDSAESFVVGEGFLYAQGTPCAELLAAQEAGEHARGATAYLNLEPGDCYGDSTAIGSLVQAGIARVVVGLRHPLKHLRGKAIQALRSEGIQVDVVGEDLQTKPFEGALKSCLTVNAPLLYRAAFNVPFSVLKYAMTADGKIAASSGHASWVSGKASRGRVFELRGRSDAVIVGGNTVRFDDPRLTARHVKGHVPVRIVMSQSLNLPEEANLWNVNEAYTIVATQRGARRDFQKKLAMKGVEVVEFDMLNPRDVMSYCYDRGYLSVLWECGGTLAASAISASVIHKVCAFVAPKIVGGVNAPTPVGELGMSQMTQAISFIDVTYEQIDRDMLISGFIQPIPDLSPVIPSVDKIPSIDPEVSPYETDIISFYKTWDTFGAFSNFSSHPIHMPDDNGDYFTWPTVEHYYQAHKFVGVDNPQARTIIQEIKLAKSPEEAARIGRTRQKEFPELGLAVGHITLWLQLPLLFRYLKGTNRLGD from the exons atgccgccgcctcctccgccgccgcacctccgcgGCGTCGCGCCAGCTCCGGTagccgccgctccctccttcctccgcctccccgtCCACACGCGCCTCCGCGTCCCCGCCCCACgtgcagccgccgcctcccccgtgCCCGCCTCTCACTCCCCCCACGAGCACGATGCCGACCTCCTCAGCCGGGCCGCCGACGTGGCCGACCGCTCCGCGGGGCTCACATCCCCGCACCCCAACTTCGGGTGCGTCATCGCGCGGCCCCAGCGTGAGAATGACAGCGCCGAGTCCTTCGTGGTCGGCGAAGGGTTCCTCTACGCGCaggggacgccctgcgccgagCTCCTCGCTGCACAGGAGGCCggcgagcacgcgcgcggcgccaCAGCGTACCTCAACCTCGAGCCCGGGGATTGCTACGGGGATAGCACCGCCATCGGATCCCTCGTCCAG GCAGGAATTGCAAGAGTTGTGGTGGGTCTGAGACATCCCTTGAAGCACTTGAGAGGGAAGGCAATTCAAGCATTACGAAGTGAAGGCATTCAAGTTGATGTTGTGGGGGAGGATCTGCAGACTAAGCCGTTCGAG GGAGCTCTGAAGTCATGCCTCACTGTAAATGCTCCATTACTTTACAGAGCTGCATTTAATGTCCCTTTCTCTGTTCTGAAGTATGCTATGACAGCAGATG GAAAAATAGCGGCAAGTAGTGGACATGCTTCTTGGGTAAGTGGTAAAGCATCCCGAGGGCGTGTATTTGAGTTACGCGGTAGAAGCGATGCTGTTATTGTTGGCGGAAATACAGTGCGCTTTGACG ATCCTCGGTTAACTGCAAGGCATGTTAAGGGGCATGTTCCAGTGCGCATAGTGATGTCACAGTCTCTCAACCTTCCTGAGGAAGCAAATTTATGGAATGTTAACGAAGCCTATACAATTGTCGCAACTCAAAGAGGGGCTCGGAGAGATTTCCAAAAGAAGCTTGCTATGAAAGGTGTTGAAGTAGTAGAGTTCGACATGCTGAATCCAAGAGATGTTATGTCATATTGCTATGATCGTGGTTATCTTTCTGTATTATGGGAATGTGGTGGGACCTTAGCAGCTTCTGCTATATCCGCAAGTGTTATTCATAAG GTCTGTGCATTCGTGGCCCCAAAAATAGTTGGGGGAGTAAATGCACCAACACCAGTTGGTGAATTAGGGATGAGTCAAATGACCCAGGCCATTAGTTTTATTGATGTAACGTATGAGCAG ATTGACAGGGACATGCTCATAAGTGGATTCATCCAACCCATTCCTGACCTTTCGCCAGTTATACCATCAGTGGATAAAATACCTTCCATTGATCCAGAAGTATCTCCATATGAAACAGATATTATTTCCTTTTACAAGACTTGGGATACTTTTGGGGCTTTCTCAAACTTTTCTTCCCATCCAATTCACATGCCTGATGATAATGGAGATTATTTCACATGGCCAACAGTGGAACACTATTACCAG GCTCATAAATTTGTTGGAGTTGACAATCCTCAAGCAAGAACCATTATCCAAGAAATAAAGCTAGCAAAGAGTCCTGAAGAGGCTGCTAGAATAGGAAGGACCCGGCAAAAAGAGTTCCCAGAACTG GGATTAGCTGTAGGGCATATAACTCTATGGCTGCAATTACCTTTGCTTTTCAGGTACCTGAAAG GTACGAACAGATTGGGAGACTAA
- the LOC101783146 gene encoding aspartic proteinase-like protein 2 yields the protein MAPSPRASSFFSGVLLLFLLSVALAPVPAAATGVFRVRRKFPRHAGGAGEEAEEHLAALRRHDGRRHGRLLGAVDLPLGGVGLPTETGLYFTRIEIGAPPKGYYVQVDTGSDILWVNCIRCDGCPTRSGLGIELTQYDPAGSGSTVGCNQEFCVANNDGVRPTCSSESPCQFRITYGDGSSTTGFFVNDLLQYDKVSGDGQTTPSNASITFGCGAQLGGDLGSSSQALDGILGFGQSNSSMLSQLAAAGKVQKIFAHCLDTVHGGGIFAIGNVVQPKVKTTPLVPGMPHYNVNLKGIAVGGATLQLPTNTFDSGRNKGTIIDSGTTLAYLPEAVYKTLMSAVFDKYQDMTIRTYQDFLCFKFSGSVDDGFPIITFSFEEDLTLNVYPHDYLFQNGNDFYCVGFLNGGLQTKDGKDMVLLGDLVLSNKLVVYDLENQVIGWTDYNCSSSIKIKDDMTGFTYTVDAHNLSSGWRFQWHNSLVLLLVTTIWSYLMF from the exons ATGGCGCCGTCGCCCCGCGCCTCCAGCTTCTTCTCCGGCgtgctcctcctcttcttgctgtcGGTGGCGCTCGCGCCGGTCCccgcggccgccaccggcgTCTTCCGGGTGCGCCGCAAGTTCCCGCGCCACGCAGGCGGCgcaggggaggaggcggaggagcaccTCGCGGCGCTGCGGCGccacgacggccgccgccacggccggctCCTCGGCGCCGTCGACCTGCCCCTCGGCGGCGTCGGCCTCCCCACCGAGACCGG CCTGTACTTCACGCGGATTGAGATCGGAGCGCCGCCCAAAGGCTACTACGTGCAGGTGGACACCGGCAGCGACATCCTCTGGGTCAACTGCATCCGCTGCGACGGCTGCCCCACCAGGAGCGGCCTCGGG ATAGAGCTGACGCAATACGACCCGGCGGGGAGCGGGAGCACGGTGGGGTGCAACCAGGAGTTCTGCGTCGCCAACAACGACGGCGTGCGGCCCACGTGCTCGTCGGAGTCGCCGTGCCAGTTCAGGATCACCTACGGGGACGGGAGCTCCACCACCGGGTTTTTCGTCAACGACCTCCTGCAGTACGACAAGGTGTCCGGCGACGGCCAGACCACACCGTCCAATGCCAGCATCACATTTGG GTGCGGTGCTCAGCTGGGTGGTGATTTGGGGTCCTCGAGCCAGGCCCTTGATGGGATTCTCGGGTTTGGCCAGTCGAATTCGTCGATGCTATCgcagctggctgctgctggAAAAGTGCAGAAGATCTTTGCCCATTGCTTGGACACTGTGCATGGCGGTGGGATCTTCGCAATTGGGAATGTGGTACAGCCCAAAGTGAAGACGACGCCGTTGGTGCCGGGCAT GCCACACTACAATGTCAACCTGAAAGGAATTGCTGTTGGTGGTGCTACACTTCAGCTTCCAACAAATACTTTCGATTCAGGTAGAAATAAAGGCACTATCATTGACAGCGGGACAACATTGGCGTACCTCCCGGAGGCAGTTTATAAGACACTGATGTCTGCG GTTTTCGACAAGTACCAAGATATGACCATCCGTACTTATCAAGACTTCCTCTGTTTTAAGTTTTCTGGAAG TGTGGATGATGGATTTCCCATAATCACCTTTAGTTTTGAGGAAGACCTTACATTGAATGTTTACCCACATGATTACCTTTTCCAAAATGGG AATGATTTCTACTGTGTAGGGTTCCTGAACGGTGGATTACAAACCAAGGATGGGAAAGATATGGTTCTCTTGGGAG ACCTGGTCCTCTCAAATAAACTAGTGGTTTATGACTTGGAAAATCAAGTTATTGGATGGACAGACTACAACT GTTCCTCGAGCATAAAAATTAAGGATGACATGACTGGCTTTACGTACACTGTTGACGCACATAATCTCTCTTCTGGATGGAGATTCCAATGGCACAATTCCTTGGTTCTGTTGTTAGTAACAACAATCTGGTCCTATTTAATGTTCTGA